One genomic window of Nitrosomonas sp. Is35 includes the following:
- a CDS encoding M20 aminoacylase family protein encodes MNIAPEIQALQADMQRWRRHIHQHPETAFEETATARLIADLLQQAGIEVHQGLAKTGIVGVLRRGNSSKSIALRADMDALRIQEQNRFDHASCHSGKMHACGHDGHCAMLLGAASYLAKHGRFDGTVYFIFQPAEECRAGAHQMISEGLFEQFPAQRFGMHNFPDVPAGHFAVKTGPMMASFDCFEITLQGQATHAAMPHLGNDVLVAAAHLITQLQTIVSRQIDPADAAVVSVTQIHGGNTWNALPDSAVIRGTFRSFKNSVREQLEQGIRHLADSVAQGFGIHAKILFNPENPGYPVTINSPEETASAIRAAIAVAGEQCVDTAPTASMGAEDFAFMLQQKPGCYIWIGNGSSGGGCLLHNPHYDFNDEILPLGAAYWVKLVENELPG; translated from the coding sequence ATGAACATTGCCCCGGAAATTCAAGCATTACAAGCAGACATGCAACGTTGGCGCAGGCACATCCACCAACACCCGGAAACCGCTTTTGAAGAAACCGCAACCGCCCGTTTGATTGCCGATCTTCTGCAACAAGCCGGAATCGAAGTGCATCAAGGGCTGGCGAAAACCGGTATCGTCGGCGTTTTGCGCCGTGGCAACAGCAGCAAAAGTATTGCACTGCGCGCCGATATGGATGCGCTGCGCATTCAGGAACAAAATCGCTTCGATCATGCTTCCTGCCACAGCGGCAAAATGCACGCCTGCGGCCATGATGGGCATTGCGCCATGCTGCTCGGCGCAGCGAGTTACCTAGCCAAGCATGGCCGCTTCGACGGCACGGTGTATTTCATTTTCCAACCGGCGGAAGAATGCCGTGCCGGAGCGCATCAAATGATCAGCGAAGGGCTGTTCGAGCAATTCCCGGCGCAGCGGTTCGGCATGCATAATTTCCCGGATGTGCCCGCTGGTCATTTCGCCGTCAAAACCGGTCCGATGATGGCCTCGTTCGATTGCTTTGAAATCACCTTGCAAGGCCAAGCCACTCACGCCGCCATGCCGCATCTCGGCAACGATGTGCTGGTTGCTGCCGCGCATTTGATCACGCAGTTGCAAACCATCGTCAGCCGCCAAATCGATCCCGCCGATGCCGCAGTGGTCAGCGTCACGCAAATACACGGCGGCAATACCTGGAACGCATTGCCGGATTCCGCCGTCATTCGCGGCACCTTCCGCAGCTTCAAGAATTCTGTCCGCGAACAACTCGAACAAGGCATCCGGCATCTTGCCGACAGTGTCGCGCAGGGTTTTGGAATTCACGCCAAAATCCTCTTCAACCCCGAAAACCCCGGTTATCCGGTGACCATCAACAGCCCGGAAGAAACCGCCAGCGCCATACGCGCCGCCATCGCTGTTGCCGGTGAGCAATGCGTCGACACTGCACCAACCGCCAGTATGGGTGCCGAAGACTTCGCCTTCATGCTGCAACAAAAACCCGGCTGCTACATCTGGATCGGCAACGGCAGCTCGGGAGGTGGCTGCTTACTGCATAATCCTCATTACGATTTTAACGATGAGATTTTGCCGCTGGGTGCGGCGTATTGGGTTAAGCTGGTGGAGAATGAGCTGCCGGGGTAG
- a CDS encoding type II toxin-antitoxin system Phd/YefM family antitoxin → MTHRILAEVSASISELKTNPMKVVASGNGMPIAVLNRNELAFYCVPAAAYEAMMELLDDAELLKIVKERMDEPAVSVLLDDL, encoded by the coding sequence ATGACGCATCGAATACTTGCCGAGGTATCCGCCAGCATTTCCGAATTGAAAACGAATCCCATGAAGGTCGTGGCCAGCGGCAATGGTATGCCAATCGCGGTATTGAACCGCAATGAACTCGCTTTTTATTGCGTACCGGCCGCAGCCTACGAAGCCATGATGGAGTTACTAGATGACGCGGAACTGCTGAAGATTGTCAAGGAGCGCATGGACGAGCCTGCTGTTAGTGTTTTGCTCGATGACTTATAA
- a CDS encoding type II toxin-antitoxin system RelE/ParE family toxin → MTYNLEFKQSAFKEWQKLDHTVQAQFKKKLKQRLENPHVPSAALSGAQNTYKIKLRQLGYRLVYSVEDQMITVMVIAVGRRDRNEIYDIALSRMRGKS, encoded by the coding sequence ATGACTTATAACCTGGAATTCAAACAATCCGCGTTCAAAGAATGGCAAAAATTGGATCATACCGTTCAAGCGCAATTCAAAAAGAAACTCAAGCAACGACTCGAAAATCCTCACGTTCCATCCGCCGCATTGTCCGGCGCTCAAAACACCTACAAGATAAAATTGCGTCAACTGGGTTACCGGCTTGTTTATTCGGTTGAAGATCAAATGATTACCGTCATGGTCATCGCGGTTGGAAGGCGCGACCGCAACGAAATTTACGATATCGCGCTATCGAGAATGCGCGGCAAATCGTGA
- a CDS encoding type II toxin-antitoxin system VapB family antitoxin, with amino-acid sequence MRTTLDLPEQLLSEAMRVTQAETKTAVIVLALEELVRKAKIAELKQFKGKIELDIDLDSIRARR; translated from the coding sequence ATGAGAACTACGTTAGATTTACCTGAACAGTTGCTGAGCGAAGCAATGCGCGTCACTCAAGCTGAAACCAAAACAGCGGTAATTGTACTGGCTTTGGAAGAGTTGGTACGGAAAGCAAAAATTGCCGAGCTGAAGCAATTCAAAGGGAAGATCGAGCTGGATATCGATCTTGATAGCATTCGAGCACGCCGGTAA
- a CDS encoding cupin domain-containing protein, protein MQKPEKLQASNFTSTYLLAMNTKIHSITALDAAPRATPSSYPEPFRSMMNGRVKRPLGDLFGLTNFGVNITVLAPGAVSALRHAHSKQDEFVYVVSGTLALYSGAGRTELHTGMCAGFKAGSGDAHRLVNETSSDAVYLEVGDRTPGDEVTYPDDDLIARFADGSWHFFHKDGRPYP, encoded by the coding sequence TTGCAAAAGCCTGAAAAACTTCAGGCATCAAATTTCACATCAACTTATCTACTTGCGATGAACACAAAAATTCATTCAATTACCGCGCTTGACGCCGCGCCACGAGCCACGCCCTCGTCCTATCCGGAGCCGTTTCGTTCGATGATGAACGGGCGCGTGAAGCGGCCATTGGGGGATTTGTTCGGTCTCACTAACTTTGGCGTGAATATTACCGTGCTTGCGCCGGGAGCGGTGTCGGCGCTGCGGCATGCGCACAGCAAACAAGACGAGTTCGTCTACGTCGTGTCCGGCACGCTGGCACTTTATTCCGGCGCTGGCCGCACGGAACTGCATACGGGCATGTGCGCTGGTTTCAAAGCGGGTTCTGGCGACGCACACCGCCTTGTCAACGAAACCTCGTCCGATGCGGTGTACTTGGAAGTCGGCGACCGGACGCCCGGCGATGAAGTAACCTACCCAGATGACGATCTCATCGCCCGGTTTGCCGATGGTTCATGGCATTTCTTCCACAAGGATGGCAGGCCGTACCCATAG
- a CDS encoding type II toxin-antitoxin system RelE/ParE family toxin: MAFRLKFSARALREIGEARTWYETQHSGLGEEFIAAIELQLKRLEQAPLLYAEVISKVHRALLPRFPYGLFYVVRHDLIYVLAVLHDARNPSHWPRAR; this comes from the coding sequence ATGGCGTTCCGTCTGAAATTTTCCGCGCGTGCATTGCGGGAAATTGGGGAAGCTCGCACGTGGTATGAAACGCAGCACTCCGGGTTAGGCGAAGAGTTTATCGCTGCTATTGAGCTACAACTAAAGCGCCTGGAACAAGCACCCCTGCTTTATGCAGAAGTCATCTCCAAAGTGCATCGCGCACTACTTCCTCGCTTTCCTTACGGTTTGTTTTATGTTGTGCGCCATGACTTGATATATGTTTTGGCCGTTTTGCACGATGCCCGCAATCCCAGTCATTGGCCGAGAGCACGGTAG
- a CDS encoding addiction module protein has product MKNISIADILQLPVQERIRLVELIWDSVAAVPEAVEISPELKAELEARLAEFEENPDAGFSWEQVKSHLNDGSWRSV; this is encoded by the coding sequence ATGAAAAATATTTCCATTGCCGACATTCTTCAATTACCGGTGCAGGAACGTATCCGCCTTGTTGAGCTCATTTGGGATAGCGTCGCGGCCGTACCGGAAGCTGTTGAAATATCACCCGAGCTAAAAGCCGAACTTGAAGCCCGTTTGGCGGAATTTGAGGAAAATCCGGATGCCGGGTTTTCATGGGAGCAAGTCAAGTCTCATCTGAATGATGGTTCATGGCGTTCCGTCTGA
- a CDS encoding IS5 family transposase (programmed frameshift): MEITETQYQQIEHCLPRQRGNVSHSNLQVLNAILYVAEHGCKWRGLPKRFGNWHTIYTRMNRWAKSGVLSHVFGQLQHQQIIRIRIETVSLDSTSIKVHPDGTGAFKKNGPQSIGKSRGGWTTKIHLVAADSRTTIGFALSPGHAHDAPEGRQLLLSLGPVNTPTYLLMDRAYEGDQTWQLALDLGYIPVVPPKANRLSPWEYNRAMYKKRNEIERLFRRLKGFRRIFSRFDKLDVVFISFIHFALIVEAIRLC, encoded by the exons ATGGAAATCACCGAAACTCAATATCAACAGATCGAGCACTGCCTGCCGCGTCAGCGTGGCAACGTCAGCCATTCCAATCTGCAAGTTCTCAATGCCATTCTTTACGTTGCCGAGCATGGCTGCAAGTGGCGAGGACTGCCCAAGCGATTCGGCAACTGGCATACCATCTATACCCGCATGAATCGCTGGGCAAAGAGTGGTGTACTGAGCCATGTATTTGGGCAACTTCAGCATCAGCAAATCATCCGTATCCGTATTGAAACTGTTTCGCTGGACAGCACCAGCATCAAAGTCCATCCCGACGGTACGGGTGCGT TTAAAAAAAACGGCCCCCAATCCATCGGAAAATCTCGAGGTGGATGGACCACCAAAATTCATCTGGTTGCCGCAGATTCCAGAACAACCATAGGCTTTGCCCTCTCGCCCGGTCACGCCCACGATGCGCCAGAGGGCAGGCAGCTTTTGCTTTCCCTCGGTCCCGTCAATACGCCCACCTACCTGCTGATGGATCGTGCTTATGAGGGCGACCAAACCTGGCAACTGGCACTAGATTTGGGTTACATCCCGGTTGTTCCGCCCAAAGCAAATCGCTTGTCACCCTGGGAATACAACCGTGCCATGTACAAAAAACGCAACGAGATCGAACGATTGTTCAGAAGGCTCAAGGGATTTCGCCGCATCTTCTCCAGGTTCGATAAGCTCGATGTCGTCTTCATCTCCTTTATCCACTTCGCTCTCATCGTCGAAGCAATCAGATTGTGTTAA
- a CDS encoding BrnT family toxin, whose product MHFEWNAKKAALNHRKHGVTFEEASSALRDVFSATTHDPDHSENEERYVTFGISSQGRLLAVAHTESGDTIRIISARLATNTEKKIYEEG is encoded by the coding sequence ATGCACTTTGAGTGGAATGCCAAGAAAGCTGCGCTTAACCATCGTAAACATGGTGTCACTTTTGAAGAAGCATCCAGTGCATTGCGCGATGTATTTTCTGCGACTACTCATGATCCCGATCATTCGGAAAACGAGGAGCGATATGTAACATTCGGCATTTCCTCCCAAGGACGTTTACTCGCGGTGGCGCATACGGAAAGCGGTGATACGATTAGAATCATATCAGCACGATTGGCTACAAATACGGAGAAGAAAATTTATGAAGAAGGTTAA
- the mfd gene encoding transcription-repair coupling factor → MQQKHTLPALGTVLRYAHFDGSSDALFLAQLAQQAKPVTIITANALDAQRLLEEIPYFAPELRTHLLPDWETLPYDTFSPHHDLVSERLATLYQVMNGACDVLIAPLTTALYRMLPREYLAAHTFFLKQGETLDVAGLRSQLTLAGYSHVTQVFSPGEYSVRGGLIDLYPMGSPLPYRIDLLDNDIDTIRTFDVDTQRSIYPVKEIRLLPAREFPLDEAGRTCFRGNFREKFEGDPSKKQIYKDISKGLTPAGIEYYLPLFFTQTATLFDYLPENTLLCLHQDVRPVIDEFWHDTQSRYQLLRGDSDRPLLPPAELFLTSDSFFGQLKPYGRIEILSNGQDVKLAAPKTTAPLPSVQVNRHVENPLEKLAVFIAQFKMTGGRVLLLAESMGRRELIAEYLHQYDLHPDLCQDYAQFLNSAQSFMLSVAPLHTGFIDAPEKLAFITESELYATHVHGRRERESRKTTSTDNILRDLSEIKPGDPVVHEQHGIGRYLGLVSMDVGEGEPGEMSEFLALEYEGGDKLYVPVSQLYLIGRYSGAAPESAPLHKLGSSQWDKAKRKAMQQVRDTAAELLNLYAQRAAREGHQFTLRQHDYDAFAEGFGFEETADQAAAINAVIGDLTSGKPMDRLICGDVGFGKTEVALRAAFIAVADGKQVAVLVPTTLLAEQHFQNFSDRFGLIADQWPVRIAELSRFRSAKEQTQALAGLGKGEIDIIIGTHKLIQKDVHFKNLGLVIIDEEHRFGVRQKEQLKKLRAEVDVLTLTATPIPRTLAMSLEGLRDFSIIATAPQRRLAIRTFVSSFSMGIIREACLRELKRGGQIYFLHNEVSSIQLMYEKLSGLLPEARINVAHGQMPERELEHVMRDFYQQRFNILLCTTIIETGIDIPSANTIIINNAHKFGLAQLHQLRGRVGRSHHQAYAYLLTPPEEALGGQAKKRLEAIQAMEELGSGFYLAMHDLEIRGAGAVLSESQSGEMQEIGFSLYSSMLDTAIQSLKQGKEPDMQHPLGVATEINLHVPALLPEDYCHDIHERLVLYKRMANCTDNDQLDDMQRELIDRFGLLPNPARALLDCHRLRIIAKPLGITRIDASADSIQVQFIPNPPIDPLKIIQLIQSSREYSLSGQDRLKILVKIEDVNKRVMRIKELVQKLGTNN, encoded by the coding sequence ATGCAACAAAAGCACACTCTACCCGCACTCGGCACCGTTTTACGTTACGCTCATTTTGATGGCTCCAGTGACGCGCTGTTTCTGGCGCAATTGGCACAGCAAGCGAAACCGGTCACCATCATCACAGCGAACGCGCTAGATGCGCAGCGGCTATTGGAAGAAATTCCCTATTTTGCGCCGGAACTGAGAACGCATTTGCTGCCGGATTGGGAAACGCTGCCGTACGATACGTTCTCGCCGCATCACGATCTCGTCTCGGAACGTCTGGCCACGCTCTATCAGGTCATGAATGGCGCTTGCGATGTGCTGATCGCACCGTTGACGACGGCGCTCTACCGCATGCTGCCGCGCGAATACCTCGCTGCGCATACGTTCTTTCTGAAACAAGGCGAAACATTGGATGTTGCGGGATTGCGCAGTCAGTTGACGCTAGCGGGCTACTCGCATGTCACGCAAGTTTTCTCACCGGGTGAATACAGCGTGCGCGGCGGCTTGATCGATCTGTACCCGATGGGCAGCCCGCTACCGTACCGCATCGATTTGCTGGACAATGACATCGACACCATCCGCACCTTCGATGTCGACACGCAGCGTAGTATTTATCCGGTCAAGGAAATCCGCTTGTTACCCGCGCGCGAATTCCCGCTCGACGAAGCCGGCCGCACTTGCTTTCGCGGCAATTTCCGCGAGAAATTCGAAGGCGATCCGTCGAAAAAACAAATCTACAAGGACATCAGCAAAGGCCTGACGCCTGCAGGCATCGAATATTATTTGCCGCTGTTCTTTACGCAAACCGCCACACTGTTTGATTATTTACCCGAAAACACCTTGCTCTGCCTGCACCAGGATGTGCGTCCGGTGATCGACGAATTCTGGCACGACACCCAGTCGCGTTATCAATTGTTGCGCGGCGATAGCGACCGGCCGTTGCTGCCTCCGGCTGAATTATTCCTGACCAGCGATAGCTTCTTCGGCCAGCTCAAGCCGTATGGACGCATTGAGATTTTGTCCAACGGACAGGATGTCAAACTGGCCGCGCCCAAAACTACCGCACCGTTGCCATCGGTGCAAGTCAACCGGCATGTGGAAAACCCGCTGGAAAAACTGGCAGTGTTCATCGCACAGTTCAAGATGACCGGCGGCCGGGTGCTGTTGCTGGCGGAAAGCATGGGGCGGCGCGAATTGATTGCCGAGTATTTGCATCAATACGATTTGCATCCGGATCTTTGCCAGGACTACGCTCAGTTTCTGAATAGCGCGCAATCCTTCATGCTGAGTGTCGCGCCGCTGCATACCGGTTTCATCGATGCGCCCGAAAAACTGGCTTTCATCACCGAAAGCGAATTGTACGCCACGCATGTGCATGGGCGGCGCGAGCGTGAATCGCGCAAGACCACATCGACCGACAACATCCTGCGCGATTTGTCGGAAATCAAACCGGGCGATCCGGTGGTGCATGAACAGCATGGCATCGGACGCTATCTCGGCTTGGTCAGCATGGATGTGGGCGAAGGTGAGCCGGGCGAAATGAGCGAATTTCTGGCGCTGGAATACGAAGGCGGCGACAAATTGTACGTGCCGGTCTCGCAGCTGTATCTGATCGGCCGCTATAGCGGCGCCGCGCCGGAATCCGCGCCGCTGCACAAGCTCGGCAGCAGCCAATGGGACAAAGCCAAACGTAAAGCGATGCAGCAGGTGCGCGATACCGCGGCGGAATTGCTGAATCTGTATGCGCAACGCGCCGCGCGCGAAGGCCATCAATTTACGCTGCGGCAACATGATTACGATGCCTTTGCCGAAGGTTTCGGGTTTGAGGAAACAGCCGATCAGGCGGCAGCGATCAATGCGGTGATCGGTGATTTAACTTCCGGTAAGCCGATGGATCGGCTGATTTGCGGCGATGTCGGCTTCGGCAAAACCGAAGTGGCGTTGCGCGCCGCATTTATCGCGGTGGCCGACGGCAAGCAAGTCGCGGTGCTGGTGCCGACCACGCTGCTCGCGGAACAGCATTTCCAGAATTTCTCCGACCGTTTCGGCTTGATCGCCGATCAATGGCCGGTCAGAATCGCCGAATTGTCACGCTTCCGTTCCGCGAAGGAGCAAACGCAAGCGCTGGCCGGTCTTGGGAAAGGCGAAATCGACATCATCATCGGCACGCACAAACTGATTCAGAAAGACGTGCATTTCAAAAATCTGGGCTTGGTCATCATCGACGAAGAGCACCGCTTCGGCGTGCGGCAAAAGGAACAGCTCAAAAAACTGCGCGCCGAAGTCGACGTGCTGACGCTGACCGCCACGCCGATCCCGCGCACGTTGGCGATGTCACTGGAAGGGCTGCGCGATTTCTCCATCATCGCCACTGCACCGCAGCGCCGCTTGGCCATCCGCACCTTTGTCAGCAGCTTTTCGATGGGCATCATCCGTGAAGCGTGCTTGCGCGAACTGAAACGCGGCGGGCAGATTTATTTCCTGCACAACGAAGTCAGCAGCATCCAATTGATGTACGAGAAACTGTCCGGCCTGCTGCCGGAAGCGCGTATCAACGTCGCCCACGGGCAAATGCCGGAACGCGAACTGGAACACGTCATGCGCGACTTTTATCAGCAGCGCTTCAACATTCTGCTGTGCACCACCATCATCGAAACCGGCATCGACATCCCGAGCGCCAACACCATCATCATCAACAACGCGCACAAATTCGGCCTAGCGCAACTGCACCAATTGCGCGGACGAGTCGGGCGTTCGCATCATCAGGCTTACGCGTATTTGCTCACACCACCGGAAGAAGCGCTCGGCGGACAAGCCAAGAAACGTCTGGAAGCGATTCAAGCGATGGAAGAACTCGGCTCCGGCTTTTATCTGGCGATGCACGACCTGGAAATCCGCGGTGCTGGGGCGGTGCTCTCCGAATCGCAAAGCGGGGAAATGCAGGAAATCGGCTTCAGCCTGTACAGCTCGATGCTGGATACCGCGATCCAATCGCTCAAGCAAGGCAAGGAACCCGACATGCAGCACCCATTGGGCGTCGCCACCGAAATCAACCTGCACGTGCCCGCGCTGCTGCCGGAAGATTACTGCCACGACATCCACGAACGCCTAGTGCTGTACAAACGCATGGCCAACTGCACCGACAACGACCAGCTCGACGACATGCAACGCGAACTGATCGACCGCTTCGGCCTGCTGCCCAACCCGGCGCGCGCCCTGCTCGACTGCCACCGCCTGCGCATCATCGCAAAACCGCTCGGCATCACCCGCATCGACGCCAGCGCCGACAGCATCCAAGTGCAATTCATCCCCAACCCGCCGATCGACCCGCTCAAAATCATCCAACTGATCCAAAGTAGCCGCGAATATTCCCTCTCCGGTCAGGATCGGCTGAAAATTCTGGTGAAGATTGAAGATGTGAATAAGCGGGTGATGCGGATTAAGGAGTTGGTGCAGAAGTTGGGCACTAACAATTAA
- a CDS encoding TRAP transporter TatT component family protein produces the protein MKLNMWRLEQKIMLFTYRMIAVACLTAPAFAQNVSATALTTENQQKIELAVWKYAIDTPLLLSTIDWFRDLTRNSRESAAIAELSRLEFMRAQLELDSNRRIQLFENCIAIADQSLALNANDVRGLFWKAAAMGKMAESSGIVSALRMIGPMEKMLLKVVALDEQYENAGAHRALGRIYHKLPGFPISFGSNQKALMHMKRAHELFPRDVITRAFYAELLYDVGRKEEARKHANFVLATPIADEDALEFSEYVDIALDVIKKTGGSEFRVGNY, from the coding sequence ATGAAACTGAATATGTGGCGATTGGAACAAAAAATAATGCTGTTTACGTACAGGATGATTGCGGTGGCGTGTTTGACGGCACCGGCTTTTGCGCAAAATGTTTCCGCCACGGCATTAACCACCGAGAATCAACAAAAAATTGAACTGGCCGTGTGGAAGTATGCCATCGATACACCCTTATTGTTGAGCACGATCGACTGGTTTCGCGACCTGACGCGCAATTCGCGCGAATCGGCCGCCATTGCCGAGCTTTCCCGTCTGGAGTTCATGCGCGCGCAACTCGAGCTGGATTCAAACCGCCGCATTCAATTGTTTGAGAATTGTATTGCGATTGCAGACCAGTCACTGGCGCTGAACGCGAATGACGTGCGCGGACTTTTCTGGAAAGCTGCCGCGATGGGAAAAATGGCCGAGAGCAGCGGCATTGTAAGTGCGCTGAGAATGATCGGACCGATGGAGAAAATGCTGTTGAAAGTGGTTGCGCTGGACGAGCAATACGAGAACGCCGGAGCGCATCGCGCGCTGGGTCGCATTTATCACAAACTACCCGGATTTCCCATCAGTTTTGGCAGTAACCAAAAAGCCCTGATGCACATGAAACGGGCGCATGAACTGTTTCCGCGCGATGTCATCACACGCGCTTTTTACGCCGAATTGCTGTACGACGTCGGCAGAAAAGAAGAGGCGCGCAAGCATGCGAATTTTGTGCTGGCGACACCGATCGCCGATGAGGATGCATTGGAATTTTCCGAGTATGTCGATATCGCACTGGACGTGATCAAGAAAACCGGCGGCTCTGAATTCAGAGTTGGTAATTACTAA
- a CDS encoding histidine phosphatase family protein, with protein MTETVIDLIRHGQPAGGRRYRGHGVDDPLSEKGWSQMWHAVGNYNDWNHIITSPLQRCQAFAFALGERHGIDVTVESRFKEVGFGEWEGLSHDEIKIGRVTDYQAFLRDPVNCRPPGAEPLDDFIQRVSSAYEEAIERYHSSHFLIVAHAGVMRAVVAKTVHAAPAGLYRIKISNGGITRIRQTETGGVLELLNGKLSG; from the coding sequence ATGACAGAAACAGTGATCGATTTGATCCGCCACGGTCAGCCTGCGGGCGGACGCCGCTATCGCGGCCACGGTGTGGACGATCCGCTCAGCGAGAAGGGCTGGTCGCAAATGTGGCATGCCGTCGGAAACTATAATGACTGGAACCACATCATCACTTCCCCGCTGCAACGCTGCCAGGCGTTTGCATTTGCACTCGGAGAACGTCACGGCATCGACGTTACGGTCGAATCGCGCTTCAAGGAAGTCGGATTCGGCGAATGGGAAGGGCTCAGCCACGATGAAATCAAGATTGGCCGTGTTACTGACTATCAGGCTTTCCTGCGCGATCCGGTCAACTGCCGCCCGCCCGGCGCCGAACCGCTCGATGATTTTATCCAGCGCGTCAGCTCCGCCTATGAAGAAGCGATCGAACGCTACCACAGCAGCCATTTTCTGATCGTCGCACATGCCGGCGTGATGCGCGCAGTTGTTGCTAAAACTGTGCATGCCGCCCCGGCTGGGCTGTATCGAATCAAGATCAGCAACGGCGGGATAACGCGCATTCGCCAGACCGAAACGGGTGGTGTGCTGGAATTGTTGAATGGGAAGTTGTCAGGTTGA
- a CDS encoding IS5 family transposase (programmed frameshift): protein MEITETQYQQIEHCLPRQRGNVSHSNLQVLNAILYVAEHGCKWRGLPKRFGNWHTIYTRMNRWAKSGVLSHVFGQLQHQQIIRIRIETVSLDSTSIKVHPDGTGAFKKNGPQSIGKSRGGWTTKIHLVAADSRTTISFALSPGHAHDAPEGRQLLLSLGPVNTPTYLLMDRAYEGDQTRQLALDLGYIPVVPPKANRLSPWEYNRAMYKKRNEIERLFRRLKGFRRIFSRFDKLDVVFISFIHFALIVEAIRLC from the exons ATGGAAATCACCGAAACTCAATATCAACAGATCGAGCACTGCCTGCCGCGTCAGCGTGGCAACGTCAGCCATTCCAATCTGCAAGTTCTCAATGCCATTCTTTACGTTGCCGAGCATGGCTGCAAGTGGCGAGGACTTCCCAAGCGATTCGGCAACTGGCATACCATCTATACCCGCATGAATCGCTGGGCAAAGAGTGGTGTACTGAGCCATGTATTTGGGCAACTTCAGCATCAGCAAATCATCCGTATCCGTATTGAAACTGTTTCGCTGGACAGCACCAGCATCAAAGTCCATCCCGACGGTACGGGTGCGT TTAAAAAAAACGGCCCCCAATCCATCGGAAAATCTCGAGGTGGATGGACCACCAAAATTCATCTGGTTGCCGCAGATTCCAGAACAACCATAAGCTTTGCCCTCTCGCCCGGTCACGCCCACGATGCGCCAGAGGGCAGGCAGCTTTTGCTTTCCCTCGGTCCCGTCAATACGCCCACCTACCTGCTGATGGATCGTGCTTATGAGGGCGACCAAACCCGGCAACTGGCACTAGATTTGGGTTACATCCCGGTTGTTCCGCCCAAAGCAAATCGCTTGTCACCCTGGGAATACAACCGTGCCATGTACAAAAAACGCAACGAGATCGAACGATTGTTCAGAAGGCTCAAGGGATTTCGCCGCATCTTCTCCAGGTTCGATAAGCTCGATGTCGTCTTCATCTCCTTTATCCACTTCGCTCTCATCGTCGAAGCAATCAGATTGTGTTAA
- a CDS encoding type II toxin-antitoxin system Phd/YefM family antitoxin, with product MTSVNVTELRQHLPEYLKQVQAGEAIAITLHGKTIAHIIPDHAKSEREAALSRLDALRGTVIVGDILAPLDEEWLGDADHL from the coding sequence ATGACTTCAGTGAATGTGACTGAATTACGCCAGCATTTACCCGAATACCTTAAACAAGTGCAAGCAGGCGAAGCAATTGCAATCACTTTGCACGGCAAAACCATCGCCCATATCATTCCCGATCACGCAAAAAGCGAACGTGAAGCAGCGCTGAGTCGTTTGGATGCGCTGCGCGGCACGGTTATTGTTGGTGACATCCTTGCGCCTCTGGATGAAGAATGGCTGGGTGATGCTGATCATCTGTGA